A window of Pusillimonas sp. T7-7 contains these coding sequences:
- a CDS encoding AAA family ATPase has product MHPSLTRPIQLRLLGEFDVAVNDISATRKISYTKPRLLLAILAVSQGKPLARSKLANMLWPASQQDSRANLRHALFVLRRLFESVPDIWLPSRHTLALNPDAIMVDALAVTGGYTDLNYLDRLDYDRGSLLEHMELPDSSTFTAWHNNWQARIERDMAECRERLIGQLMDQGEHDLAIRHAKRWVQQHPGDESTHRHLIRLLRDTGNDEAALLALEHCRQMLREHHNQDVLSDQTLTLLNRTSVLAVNATDSKPEPAHALVPSREYRPLAVLGVALMLDTLDVEQDNPLQGLQTAIDRIRSRAEAAGAQIQPGLDGSLLIVFGFPTLAERPAHLCASLACALRESVLPDGICIGMGMHADVAMLHSSDPAQIARPLSQHAMKLAYLAEPNEVLLTASTRDRIVGQFAVHYETRYDHELYVLDAQRDIRPVERMFGRMREFDTLVRLWARLPKAQIPTSMVVRGDPGVGKSLLISVMAEYVRRTGGDVRMLYSEEGYESKPFHPVRSHFAAGPSSSAGIESTQNTRAGMMEALISALLQRSSPDASLLIIWEDLHWADPSSIALVSALLKRKQSAPTLILMSARNEFETNESWNELQLMPLDRRAMAELVIHRARSQRLTLSQRDQIVEQASGIPLFAEEIVRQVALGAEIGATPIILDLISARISALDPAARQLVQFAAVAGNIDDSLLAYAAQKLNITSRQIQALMTQLRQHGLVAEGMPARFCHDLTRVAVYQTMDPVQRKQQHANVAQFLIHRDVQQAQAQAVCIAQHLDASKHPDACHWWCVAGRDALTQSATSEAQTMADRALHALERISDERKRRKAEFECQLLRGSILTLLKGGGAAETSRAYERVVELHRQDDDPDMQFQMQWGEWVVAFNTQIHAVALRLAENLLQHAEQRDSDIVLGSAQYAIGQTRLFMGDAARAERWLRAALHTLGRRAVAGHHMTAWGTETAHSARGMLAWVLALQGRDEEGMRIAQEGLAGRDESVQKPSRILCQAVLCELHRLRGDVESTQAAAQALKSSTKDTSLVFWRALADGMMGWTAAHRGDQRGLHAIEHAVQVASRAMPVWQSPLELLLADSRNSLGQTELALECIERAGDLIEHYGTHLIRGAYLCQRGTAFAVTGRSDGAISCWQQAIVESRRLGLSVYARRAEIQLKAHLHAA; this is encoded by the coding sequence ATGCATCCAAGTTTGACTCGGCCCATTCAGTTGCGATTACTCGGGGAATTCGATGTCGCCGTTAACGACATCAGCGCTACACGCAAGATCAGTTACACCAAGCCCAGGCTTTTACTAGCGATCCTGGCTGTATCACAAGGCAAACCCCTTGCTCGCAGCAAGCTGGCCAATATGTTGTGGCCAGCAAGCCAGCAAGACAGTCGTGCCAATTTGCGGCACGCGCTGTTCGTATTGCGTCGTCTGTTTGAATCGGTGCCTGATATCTGGCTGCCCAGCCGCCACACGCTGGCCCTCAACCCGGATGCCATCATGGTTGACGCCCTGGCGGTAACCGGCGGCTATACAGACCTAAATTACCTGGACCGCCTGGACTACGACCGCGGCAGCTTGCTGGAACACATGGAGCTTCCAGACAGTTCCACCTTTACGGCCTGGCACAATAATTGGCAAGCACGCATAGAGCGCGACATGGCGGAATGCCGTGAAAGATTGATTGGCCAGCTCATGGACCAAGGAGAACACGACCTGGCGATCAGGCATGCCAAACGATGGGTGCAGCAGCATCCGGGCGACGAAAGCACACATCGCCATCTGATACGCCTGCTCCGCGACACAGGTAATGATGAAGCGGCGCTGCTGGCCCTGGAGCATTGCCGACAAATGCTGCGCGAACATCATAATCAGGACGTCTTGTCCGACCAGACGCTCACCTTGTTGAATCGGACGAGCGTACTGGCGGTCAACGCAACAGACAGCAAGCCCGAGCCCGCCCATGCGCTCGTACCATCGCGCGAGTACCGCCCGCTAGCCGTGCTTGGTGTTGCCCTGATGCTAGACACGCTGGACGTTGAACAGGACAACCCCTTGCAAGGCCTGCAGACAGCCATCGACCGCATACGATCCAGGGCAGAGGCAGCCGGCGCTCAGATACAGCCAGGACTTGACGGCAGCCTGTTGATCGTTTTCGGTTTCCCGACATTGGCGGAAAGGCCCGCACACTTGTGCGCAAGCCTGGCCTGCGCGCTACGCGAATCCGTATTGCCGGATGGCATATGCATAGGCATGGGCATGCACGCAGATGTCGCGATGCTGCACTCGTCCGATCCCGCGCAGATAGCGCGGCCGCTCAGTCAGCATGCCATGAAGCTCGCCTATCTGGCTGAACCCAACGAGGTCCTGCTGACTGCAAGTACGCGTGATCGCATAGTCGGCCAGTTTGCCGTGCATTACGAAACGCGTTACGACCATGAGTTGTATGTGCTGGACGCCCAACGCGATATACGCCCTGTGGAACGCATGTTCGGCCGAATGCGTGAATTCGATACGCTGGTGCGATTGTGGGCCAGATTGCCCAAAGCGCAGATACCTACCAGCATGGTTGTGCGCGGCGACCCAGGCGTGGGCAAGTCTTTGCTCATCAGCGTAATGGCCGAATATGTTCGACGTACCGGCGGCGACGTACGCATGCTGTACAGCGAAGAAGGCTATGAGTCCAAACCGTTTCATCCTGTGCGCAGCCATTTTGCAGCAGGGCCATCATCGTCTGCCGGCATCGAGAGCACTCAGAATACACGCGCCGGCATGATGGAGGCATTGATCTCGGCCTTGCTGCAACGATCCAGCCCCGACGCAAGCCTGTTGATTATTTGGGAAGACCTGCATTGGGCCGACCCATCGAGTATCGCTCTGGTCAGTGCATTGCTGAAGCGCAAGCAGTCTGCGCCTACTCTTATCCTGATGTCGGCCCGCAATGAATTCGAAACCAATGAAAGCTGGAATGAACTGCAGCTGATGCCTTTGGATCGCCGGGCAATGGCCGAACTGGTCATACACCGTGCCCGCAGCCAGCGCCTGACGCTGTCACAACGCGATCAAATCGTAGAGCAGGCCAGCGGCATTCCCTTGTTTGCAGAAGAGATCGTACGTCAGGTTGCACTTGGGGCCGAGATTGGCGCCACCCCAATCATTCTTGATTTGATCTCGGCACGGATTTCAGCGCTGGATCCTGCGGCAAGACAGCTTGTGCAGTTCGCCGCGGTAGCGGGCAATATAGACGACAGCCTGCTGGCTTACGCCGCTCAAAAGCTGAATATCACCTCCAGGCAAATACAGGCCCTCATGACGCAACTGCGTCAGCACGGCCTGGTCGCAGAGGGTATGCCTGCGCGCTTCTGCCACGACCTGACCCGAGTCGCGGTCTACCAGACCATGGACCCGGTACAACGCAAGCAACAGCATGCGAACGTAGCGCAGTTTCTGATCCACCGCGACGTCCAACAAGCGCAAGCCCAGGCGGTATGCATTGCACAGCATCTGGATGCCTCCAAGCATCCAGATGCCTGCCATTGGTGGTGTGTAGCAGGGCGCGATGCCTTGACACAATCAGCCACCAGCGAGGCACAAACAATGGCTGACCGGGCACTGCACGCGCTGGAACGAATATCCGATGAACGGAAGCGCCGAAAAGCAGAGTTCGAATGCCAGTTGCTGCGCGGCTCGATACTGACTCTGCTTAAGGGCGGCGGCGCGGCTGAAACCTCCCGGGCATACGAACGCGTGGTCGAGCTGCACCGGCAAGATGACGACCCCGACATGCAGTTCCAAATGCAATGGGGTGAATGGGTGGTTGCCTTCAATACCCAGATCCACGCCGTTGCCCTGCGCCTGGCCGAGAATCTGCTACAGCATGCGGAGCAACGCGACTCAGATATCGTTCTAGGTTCTGCACAATATGCCATAGGCCAGACACGCTTGTTCATGGGCGATGCAGCACGCGCCGAGCGTTGGCTGCGCGCCGCTTTGCACACGCTGGGCAGGCGTGCGGTAGCCGGCCATCACATGACTGCCTGGGGCACAGAAACAGCGCATTCAGCGCGTGGCATGCTGGCGTGGGTGCTGGCGCTGCAAGGGCGCGATGAAGAAGGCATGCGCATCGCCCAAGAAGGCCTGGCCGGGCGTGATGAATCCGTTCAAAAGCCCAGCCGCATCTTGTGTCAGGCTGTATTGTGCGAACTACACCGCCTGCGGGGCGATGTGGAAAGTACACAGGCTGCGGCCCAGGCGCTCAAATCCAGCACCAAAGATACCAGTCTTGTTTTTTGGCGAGCACTTGCTGATGGCATGATGGGATGGACGGCAGCTCATCGCGGGGACCAACGCGGCCTGCACGCTATAGAGCATGCCGTGCAAGTGGCCAGCCGGGCCATGCCTGTATGGCAATCTCCGCTGGAACTGTTGCTGGCCGACAGCCGTAACTCCCTGGGCCAGACAGAGCTGGCGCTTGAGTGCATTGAACGCGCCGGGGACCTGATCGAACATTACGGCACCCATTTAATACGCGGCGCCTATTTATGCCAGCGGGGTACAGCCTTTGCAGTCACCGGGCGATCCGATGGCGCTATTTCTTGCTGGCAACAGGCCATCGTTGAAAGCCGACGACTGGGCTTGTCGGTATACGCGCGACGCGCTGAAATACAGCTCAAGGCACATCTTCATGCCGCTTGA
- a CDS encoding transglycosylase SLT domain-containing protein gives MLAPVSLLANSLGNFQDGTFSAQVTLYEWPDSQTVPIPELEQLGDQRIQTLLDDAAKQAQANYLAKKYRQKPKDVRKFVDLAWAEAEKRNGDIKPELLIAIMQKESSLRPKVQNRYGAQGLMQVVRRWHREKLHPSESLFDPAVNIRVATDILEEYLASANGSLTKALVKYSGNARGYSKKILKESIKLARMAEQATINSNTAQAQVESDSG, from the coding sequence ATGCTGGCCCCCGTCTCTCTTCTTGCCAATAGCTTGGGCAATTTCCAAGATGGCACATTTTCGGCTCAAGTCACACTGTATGAGTGGCCCGACAGCCAGACGGTGCCCATTCCAGAACTTGAACAACTTGGCGATCAGCGCATACAGACGTTGCTGGACGACGCCGCCAAGCAAGCACAGGCCAATTACCTGGCAAAGAAGTACCGGCAAAAACCGAAAGACGTACGCAAGTTCGTAGACCTTGCCTGGGCCGAGGCAGAAAAGCGTAATGGCGACATCAAGCCTGAACTTCTGATTGCCATCATGCAAAAAGAAAGCTCTTTACGCCCCAAAGTACAAAATCGCTATGGCGCCCAGGGGTTGATGCAGGTGGTTCGCCGCTGGCACCGTGAAAAGCTGCACCCTTCCGAATCGCTGTTCGACCCAGCAGTCAATATTCGAGTGGCCACCGACATTCTGGAAGAATACCTGGCGTCTGCCAACGGCAGCTTGACCAAGGCCTTGGTCAAATATTCAGGCAATGCACGCGGCTACAGCAAAAAGATCCTCAAAGAGTCGATCAAGCTGGCTCGGATGGCTGAACAGGCCACCATCAACTCGAATACGGCACAAGCCCAGGTGGAGTCAGATTCGGGCTGA
- a CDS encoding adenosylcobalamin-dependent ribonucleoside-diphosphate reductase has product MQHLESAAIALAEPQLISTEVLIEKYAKGDESDIGQVRARVAEALARVEPAKLRKQYAQEFLWAMENGFIPAGRVNSAAGTDLQSTLINCFVQPVGDSITEEVDGKPGIYTALAQAAETMRRGGGVGYNFSGIRPRGARVKGTGSSASGPISYMRVFDRSCETVESAGSRRGAQMAVLNVTHPDIMEFITAKQERGQLNNFNVSVGVSDAFMQAVETDGLFELSHEAEPTEELKGSGAYLRDDGLWVYKAVQAREIWDLIMQSTYAAAEPGVLYMDRINQENNLAYCEKIESTNPCGEQPLPDYGCCCLGSLNLTAYVTSPFSATAAFDFEKMKQATKLAVRMLDNVLIATKWPLDEQRLEAENKRRLGLGFTGLGDTLIMLGLRYDSEQGRQLAADFARHMRDAAYEASVALAQERGAFPLLQADEYLNSEFAQRLPDELKQAIRQHGIRNSHLTSIAPTGTISLAFADNASNGIEPAFSWFYKRTKRMADGSKKDYTVEDHAYRVYRAMGGDIGALPDAFVSALEISAIDHMLMVASVAPYVDAAISKTVNVPADYPYDDFKDLYMQAWHKGLKGITTYRPNNILGAVLSVPGESQDGAPQPITLSEQDKRLVLTEVAKSPPLASLRWPSRPGLPAGASGWVSETIQTPQGEFAVVVADKDSVPFEVWVLGGQPPRGLDAIAKTLSTDMRANDRGWLRKKLSVLAHAYGDGFQMPTPPNGDRVQVPSATAALARLVEWRYNDLGALDARDNDPTPVLNALFAPHEPKTGTDGTLAWVADVRNPSTDDDFVLMLKELQMPDGSRRPYSMWLTGAHPRALDGLCKLLSLDMRVVDPAWIGMKLRKLLNYAEPRGDFLARVPGTERQANYPSTVAYVAQLVIHRYAMLGLLTEEGMPIKAMGVVAAEPASQAVAVEPMLGKRCGECGNHAVIKKDGCEFCTVCGAIGACG; this is encoded by the coding sequence ATGCAACACTTGGAAAGCGCTGCCATCGCACTGGCGGAACCACAACTTATTTCCACAGAAGTTCTCATTGAGAAGTACGCAAAAGGGGACGAGTCCGATATTGGGCAAGTGCGAGCTCGGGTAGCAGAAGCTTTGGCCCGGGTCGAGCCGGCCAAGCTGCGCAAACAATACGCGCAGGAATTCCTGTGGGCCATGGAAAATGGCTTCATCCCTGCGGGCCGGGTGAATAGCGCTGCGGGCACTGATCTGCAAAGCACATTGATCAATTGCTTTGTGCAGCCGGTGGGCGATTCGATTACTGAAGAGGTAGACGGCAAACCCGGTATTTATACGGCGCTTGCGCAAGCTGCCGAAACCATGCGTCGCGGCGGTGGCGTGGGTTATAACTTTTCGGGCATCCGGCCGCGCGGCGCACGGGTGAAAGGCACGGGCAGCAGTGCTTCGGGGCCTATTTCCTACATGCGCGTATTCGACCGTTCCTGCGAAACGGTGGAGTCCGCCGGTTCGCGTCGCGGCGCCCAGATGGCGGTGCTCAATGTCACCCATCCCGACATCATGGAATTTATTACGGCCAAGCAGGAGCGCGGCCAATTGAACAACTTCAACGTATCGGTCGGTGTAAGCGACGCCTTCATGCAGGCCGTTGAAACCGACGGCCTGTTCGAGCTGTCGCATGAGGCGGAGCCCACCGAGGAACTGAAGGGCAGCGGCGCCTATTTGCGTGACGATGGTTTGTGGGTATACAAGGCCGTGCAGGCACGAGAGATCTGGGACCTGATCATGCAAAGCACTTATGCCGCGGCAGAGCCCGGCGTGCTGTATATGGATCGCATCAATCAGGAAAACAATCTTGCCTATTGTGAAAAAATAGAGTCCACCAATCCTTGCGGCGAGCAGCCCCTGCCCGACTATGGGTGCTGCTGCCTGGGAAGCTTGAATCTGACGGCCTACGTGACATCGCCTTTCAGCGCAACGGCAGCCTTCGATTTCGAGAAGATGAAGCAAGCCACGAAGCTGGCCGTGCGTATGCTCGATAATGTGTTGATCGCCACCAAATGGCCGCTCGATGAACAGCGTCTCGAGGCGGAAAACAAGCGGCGCCTGGGCCTGGGCTTTACCGGCCTGGGCGATACGCTGATCATGCTGGGCCTGCGCTACGACTCTGAGCAAGGGCGTCAATTGGCTGCGGATTTTGCCCGCCATATGCGCGATGCAGCCTACGAGGCGTCGGTAGCCCTTGCGCAGGAGCGTGGTGCTTTCCCCCTGCTGCAGGCGGACGAATACCTGAACAGTGAGTTTGCTCAGCGCTTGCCTGACGAGCTTAAACAAGCGATACGTCAGCATGGCATACGCAATTCCCACTTGACTTCGATTGCACCCACCGGGACGATATCGCTGGCCTTCGCCGACAACGCCTCAAATGGCATCGAGCCCGCCTTTTCCTGGTTTTACAAGCGCACTAAGCGTATGGCCGATGGCAGCAAGAAGGACTATACGGTCGAAGATCATGCTTACCGTGTCTATCGCGCGATGGGCGGCGACATCGGCGCCTTGCCCGATGCTTTTGTCTCGGCACTAGAGATCTCTGCCATCGATCACATGCTGATGGTTGCCTCCGTGGCGCCCTATGTTGATGCAGCCATTTCGAAAACGGTGAATGTGCCGGCAGACTATCCTTACGATGATTTCAAAGACCTGTATATGCAGGCCTGGCATAAGGGCTTGAAGGGTATTACCACCTATCGTCCCAACAACATTCTGGGCGCGGTGCTGTCGGTGCCAGGCGAAAGCCAGGACGGTGCGCCGCAGCCTATTACTTTGTCGGAGCAGGACAAGCGCCTTGTACTGACCGAAGTGGCCAAGTCCCCGCCGCTGGCATCGCTGCGCTGGCCATCGCGGCCAGGCCTGCCTGCAGGCGCTTCGGGTTGGGTCAGTGAAACCATACAGACCCCTCAGGGTGAGTTTGCTGTGGTGGTGGCCGATAAAGATAGTGTTCCCTTCGAAGTCTGGGTGCTGGGTGGGCAACCTCCGCGTGGCCTGGACGCCATCGCCAAGACTTTGTCCACCGACATGCGCGCCAATGATCGCGGCTGGTTGCGCAAGAAGCTGTCTGTGCTGGCCCATGCCTATGGCGATGGTTTCCAGATGCCCACGCCACCTAATGGCGACCGGGTGCAGGTGCCCAGCGCCACCGCGGCTTTGGCCCGGCTGGTGGAGTGGCGTTATAACGATTTGGGTGCGTTGGATGCCAGGGATAACGACCCTACACCGGTGCTGAACGCCTTGTTTGCACCACATGAACCAAAAACCGGTACTGACGGTACTCTGGCCTGGGTGGCCGACGTTCGCAACCCGTCCACCGACGATGATTTCGTGCTGATGCTGAAAGAATTGCAGATGCCCGACGGCAGTCGGCGCCCTTACAGCATGTGGCTGACCGGCGCTCATCCGCGCGCGCTCGACGGGCTATGCAAGCTGCTGAGCCTGGATATGCGTGTAGTGGATCCGGCATGGATAGGCATGAAGCTGCGCAAACTGCTGAACTATGCCGAGCCGCGCGGTGATTTTCTGGCGCGCGTGCCGGGTACTGAAAGGCAGGCCAATTACCCGTCTACAGTGGCGTATGTGGCGCAGTTGGTCATACATCGCTACGCCATGCTGGGCCTCTTGACCGAAGAGGGCATGCCCATCAAGGCCATGGGTGTGGTGGCCGCAGAACCCGCCAGCCAGGCCGTAGCCGTAGAGCCCATGCTGGGCAAGCGCTGCGGCGAATGTGGCAACCACGCCGTGATCAAGAAAGACGGCTGTGAGTTTTGCACCGTATGCGGCGCCATAGGCGCTTGCGGCTGA
- the sodC gene encoding superoxide dismutase family protein: MAAALSAGTSLGSAALADITVPMHQATEKGVMDEVGQVVISESEYGLVFTPQLKGLEPGVHGFHVHEKPSCEPAEVKGKMTAAGAAGDHFDPKGTGKHGYPWGDGHLGDLPALYVDAQGSASHPVLAPRLTSLDQVAGHALMVHVGGDNHADHPKPSGGGGAREACGVIKQ, encoded by the coding sequence ATGGCGGCGGCCTTGTCCGCAGGAACATCCCTGGGGTCAGCGGCTCTTGCAGATATCACTGTGCCCATGCATCAGGCCACCGAGAAAGGAGTCATGGACGAAGTCGGTCAGGTCGTGATTTCAGAATCCGAGTACGGGCTGGTCTTTACGCCTCAGCTCAAAGGCCTGGAGCCTGGCGTGCATGGCTTTCATGTCCACGAAAAACCCAGCTGCGAGCCTGCTGAAGTCAAAGGAAAAATGACAGCGGCCGGAGCCGCAGGCGATCACTTCGACCCCAAAGGCACAGGCAAGCACGGCTATCCATGGGGCGATGGGCACCTGGGAGACCTGCCTGCTCTTTATGTCGACGCTCAGGGCAGCGCCTCGCATCCGGTCCTTGCCCCTCGACTGACAAGCCTGGACCAGGTTGCCGGACATGCCTTAATGGTGCACGTGGGCGGGGATAATCATGCGGACCACCCCAAGCCTTCGGGCGGCGGCGGGGCCAGAGAGGCTTGCGGGGTGATCAAGCAGTAG
- the fdnG gene encoding formate dehydrogenase-N subunit alpha, whose protein sequence is MVNMNRRQFFKVTGTTLASSSLTLLGAAPTPAMAEVRQYKLARMTETRNTCPYCSVACGVLMYGLGDGSKNAEANIMHIEGDPDHPVNRGTLCPKGAALTDFINSPNRLKYPEYRAPGSDKWERMSWDDALDRIARHLKDDRDANFIERTDDGKLVNRWLTTGMLAASASSNEVAYITHKVFRSFGALAFDNQARVUHGPTVAGLAPTFGRGAMTNHWVDIKNADVVLIMGGNAAEAHPCGFKWVTEAKAHNKAKLIVVDPRFTRSASVADFYAPIRTGTDIVFLGGVIRYLLENDKIQHEYVRNYTDLPFIVREDFNFEDGLYSGYNEATRKYDQSSWDYELGDDGYAKVDPTLQHPRSVFQLLKKHYERYTPEMVASVCGTPQDKFLKVCEMLASTAGKDRAGTILYALGWTQHSIGSQIIRTGAMMQLLLGNIGIPGGGMNALRGHSNIQGLTDLGLMSNLLPGYLTLPSDREQVYEDYISQRTQMPLRPNQLSYWRNYSKFHVSLMKAWWGDAATAENNWAYDYLPKMDRPYDMLQVYELMHQGKMNGYICQGFNPLAAAPYKKKLLESFSKLKFLIIMDPLVTETSEFWRNYGEHNDVDSSQIQTEVFRLPTTCFAEEEGTLVNSGRWLQWHWKGAEPPGEGKSDIEIMARIYQRLLALYKKEGGKYPDPIVNLAWPYSTPDNPSAHDLAKEINGRALIDIVDRSSPSDPAKVLRKAGEQLSGFGELRDDGTTISGCWLYTGSWTSDGNQMARRDNSDPTGIGQTLNWAWCWPANRRIMYNRASCDTAGQPFDPSRALIHWNGKAWVGADVPDFKLDEDPAGGMGPFIMNPEGVARFFARKGMAEGPFPVHYEPFETPVGYNPLYPDNKLVVSNPAARIFDQDLASMGKVADFPYVGTTYRLTEHFHYWTKHVKLNAILQPEQFVEIGDALAGELGIAHGDRVKVSSNRGYIKAVAVVTKRIKALTVEGKTVHQVGIPLHWGFVGLAKPGFLANTLTPPVGDGNSYTPESKSFLVKVEKV, encoded by the coding sequence ATGGTAAACATGAACCGGCGGCAGTTCTTCAAGGTGACGGGTACAACTTTAGCCAGTTCCAGTCTTACGTTGCTGGGTGCGGCGCCAACTCCGGCCATGGCCGAAGTACGCCAATACAAGCTGGCGCGCATGACTGAAACGCGCAATACCTGTCCCTATTGTTCTGTAGCGTGTGGCGTACTTATGTACGGCTTGGGCGATGGCTCTAAAAATGCCGAAGCCAACATCATGCACATCGAGGGCGATCCCGATCACCCTGTGAACCGAGGCACGCTCTGTCCGAAGGGGGCCGCGCTCACGGATTTCATCAACAGCCCCAACCGGCTGAAGTATCCAGAGTACCGCGCCCCCGGTTCCGACAAATGGGAACGCATGTCATGGGACGATGCGCTTGACCGTATAGCCCGCCATCTGAAAGATGACCGCGATGCCAACTTCATCGAACGTACCGACGACGGCAAGCTGGTCAATCGCTGGTTGACGACGGGCATGCTGGCGGCTTCGGCCAGTTCCAACGAAGTCGCCTACATCACCCATAAAGTATTCCGCAGCTTCGGCGCACTGGCATTCGACAACCAGGCACGTGTCTGACACGGCCCGACGGTGGCAGGTCTTGCCCCGACGTTTGGCCGTGGAGCGATGACGAACCATTGGGTCGACATCAAGAACGCGGACGTAGTACTGATCATGGGCGGCAATGCCGCCGAGGCGCACCCCTGCGGGTTCAAGTGGGTCACAGAAGCAAAGGCGCATAACAAAGCCAAGCTGATCGTTGTCGATCCGCGCTTTACGCGCTCGGCATCAGTGGCGGACTTCTACGCGCCCATACGAACCGGCACCGACATCGTCTTCCTGGGCGGGGTCATACGCTATCTGCTCGAAAACGACAAAATCCAGCACGAATATGTGCGCAACTACACTGACCTGCCGTTTATTGTTCGCGAAGACTTCAATTTCGAAGACGGGCTGTACTCGGGCTACAACGAGGCAACCCGCAAGTACGATCAGTCCAGCTGGGATTACGAACTGGGTGACGATGGCTACGCCAAAGTCGACCCCACATTGCAGCATCCCCGTTCGGTATTTCAGTTGCTCAAGAAACACTACGAGCGCTATACGCCGGAAATGGTCGCGAGCGTTTGCGGTACGCCCCAAGACAAATTCCTGAAGGTCTGTGAAATGCTTGCCTCCACGGCAGGTAAGGATCGGGCGGGCACCATACTGTATGCATTGGGCTGGACGCAGCACTCCATTGGTTCGCAAATCATCCGCACAGGCGCGATGATGCAATTGCTGCTGGGTAATATTGGCATTCCGGGCGGCGGTATGAACGCGCTGCGCGGGCACTCCAATATTCAGGGGCTGACCGACCTGGGCCTGATGTCCAATCTGTTGCCTGGCTATCTGACCTTGCCTTCCGATCGCGAGCAGGTGTATGAAGACTACATCAGCCAACGCACGCAGATGCCTCTGCGGCCGAATCAGCTGAGCTACTGGCGCAACTACAGCAAGTTCCACGTAAGCCTGATGAAGGCGTGGTGGGGCGATGCGGCAACCGCAGAAAACAACTGGGCTTACGATTACCTGCCCAAGATGGACCGCCCCTACGACATGCTGCAGGTGTACGAGCTTATGCACCAGGGCAAAATGAACGGCTATATCTGCCAGGGCTTCAACCCGCTGGCGGCGGCGCCCTACAAAAAGAAGCTGCTTGAATCCTTCTCCAAGCTCAAGTTCCTGATCATCATGGACCCGCTGGTCACTGAAACCTCGGAATTCTGGCGCAATTACGGCGAACACAACGACGTCGACTCTTCGCAGATCCAGACCGAGGTCTTCCGCCTGCCCACCACCTGTTTTGCCGAAGAAGAAGGAACCCTAGTCAACTCTGGGCGCTGGCTGCAGTGGCACTGGAAAGGGGCCGAGCCTCCGGGCGAAGGCAAAAGCGATATTGAAATCATGGCGCGAATCTACCAGCGCCTATTGGCCTTGTACAAGAAGGAAGGAGGCAAGTACCCCGACCCCATCGTCAATCTGGCTTGGCCCTATTCCACCCCCGACAACCCCAGCGCCCACGACCTGGCCAAAGAAATCAACGGCCGCGCGCTTATCGATATTGTCGATCGAAGCAGTCCCTCTGATCCGGCCAAGGTCCTGCGTAAAGCGGGCGAACAATTATCGGGTTTTGGCGAACTGCGCGACGATGGCACCACCATCAGCGGGTGCTGGCTATACACCGGAAGCTGGACCTCTGACGGCAACCAGATGGCCCGCCGCGACAACAGCGACCCAACGGGCATCGGTCAAACGCTGAACTGGGCCTGGTGTTGGCCAGCCAACCGTCGCATCATGTACAACCGTGCTTCGTGCGATACCGCCGGCCAGCCTTTTGATCCCAGCCGCGCCCTTATCCACTGGAATGGCAAGGCCTGGGTCGGCGCCGACGTGCCCGACTTCAAGCTTGACGAAGACCCAGCTGGCGGCATGGGGCCCTTCATCATGAACCCCGAAGGCGTGGCCAGATTCTTTGCCCGCAAGGGCATGGCCGAAGGACCTTTCCCCGTTCACTACGAGCCCTTCGAAACGCCGGTAGGCTATAACCCGCTGTACCCCGACAACAAGCTGGTGGTCAGCAACCCGGCCGCACGTATCTTCGACCAAGACCTGGCCTCTATGGGCAAGGTGGCTGACTTCCCCTATGTGGGTACTACTTATCGCCTGACCGAGCACTTCCACTACTGGACCAAACACGTCAAGCTCAATGCAATCCTGCAACCCGAACAATTCGTCGAAATCGGCGATGCACTGGCGGGCGAGTTGGGCATTGCGCATGGGGATCGCGTCAAGGTGTCTTCCAATCGCGGCTATATCAAAGCCGTGGCGGTGGTCACCAAGCGCATCAAGGCACTGACGGTCGAAGGTAAAACCGTACACCAGGTGGGCATCCCCCTGCATTGGGGTTTTGTCGGTCTGGCCAAGCCGGGCTTTCTGGCCAATACCTTGACGCCGCCGGTAGGCGACGGCAACTCATATACGCCTGAGTCCAAATCATTCCTGGTCAAGGTCGAAAAGGTATAG